One Micromonospora craniellae genomic region harbors:
- a CDS encoding ComEC/Rec2 family competence protein translates to MTVDAKVPDFRLAGLAVAAWLTALAGLHLTAARTLLVAVVAAVVALLVAVHLLGLAGRQGVVVRRYGWIVVAALIGIVCGGAATSARLVVRDAEPLRALVEDGAQVTVELIVRDDPRAVRGGVVGRPPTLLVPARLVAVTGPAGQRVTAPARVLVLADEPAWRGLLPGQRITAEGRLTEPRGGDLTGAVLLADGEPVRLGSASVLQRAAGLLRAGLQRACAPLPDDPGGLLPGLVVGDTSELPDTVEEDFRATGMTHLNAVSGSNVAIVVGAVLLAARWARAGPNLAVVLCGLALVGFVILVRPSPSVVRAATMGAIGLAALATGRPRAAVPALAAGVAVLVLIDPDLAGDAGFALSVLATGGLLLLAPRWRDGLRRRGVPAGAAEALAVPAAAQLACSPVIAGLSGTVSLVAVPANLLVVPAIAPATVLGVLAATISPVWPAGAQAVAWLAHWPAWWLVLVARHGARVPAGNLPWPGGVSGALLLAALTVALLVAARRPVVRRLVAVLTVAVMVGTLPVRVAAPGWPPKGWVIVACAVGQGDVVLLPVAAGRAVVVDAGPDPATTDACLRRLGVRRVPLLVVSHFHVDHTGGVAGVFRDRRVDTVVTPRWPEPAIGRDLVHDTAAANGTPVVAAPAGWRYRAGAVDLVVLGPPYPMRGTRSDPNNNSLVLRATVDGVRILLAGDAETEEQQALREHLPPQGLRADVLKVAHHGSAYQDPAFLDAIAPAVAVVPVGAGNTYGHPNEAVLARLSRGGARVLRTDLDGDVAVVFGPSGLAVVSGGVDLTRANR, encoded by the coding sequence GTGACCGTCGACGCGAAGGTGCCGGATTTCCGGCTGGCCGGGCTGGCCGTGGCGGCCTGGCTCACCGCCCTGGCGGGCCTGCACCTCACCGCTGCGCGGACACTCCTGGTGGCCGTGGTGGCGGCGGTCGTGGCCCTGTTGGTCGCGGTGCACCTGCTCGGGCTCGCCGGGCGGCAGGGTGTGGTCGTCCGACGCTACGGCTGGATCGTGGTGGCGGCGTTGATCGGGATCGTCTGCGGCGGCGCGGCGACCTCGGCCCGCCTGGTGGTGCGCGACGCCGAGCCGTTGCGTGCCCTCGTCGAGGACGGCGCACAGGTCACCGTGGAACTGATCGTCCGGGACGATCCCCGGGCGGTACGCGGCGGCGTCGTCGGCCGCCCACCGACGTTGCTGGTGCCGGCCCGGCTGGTGGCCGTCACCGGTCCGGCGGGGCAACGGGTCACCGCGCCGGCCCGGGTGCTGGTGCTCGCCGACGAACCCGCCTGGCGCGGACTGCTGCCCGGGCAGCGCATCACGGCCGAGGGCCGCCTGACCGAGCCGCGCGGCGGTGACCTGACCGGCGCGGTGCTGCTGGCCGACGGCGAACCCGTCCGGCTCGGATCGGCGTCGGTGCTGCAACGGGCCGCCGGGCTGCTGCGGGCCGGTCTGCAACGTGCCTGCGCGCCGCTGCCCGACGACCCGGGGGGTCTGCTGCCCGGTCTGGTCGTCGGCGACACCAGCGAACTGCCCGACACGGTCGAGGAGGACTTCCGGGCCACCGGCATGACGCACCTCAACGCGGTCTCCGGCTCCAACGTGGCGATCGTCGTGGGGGCGGTGCTGTTGGCGGCACGCTGGGCCCGCGCCGGTCCGAACCTGGCCGTCGTGCTCTGCGGGCTCGCCCTGGTGGGCTTCGTCATCCTGGTCCGGCCCTCGCCGAGCGTGGTGCGCGCGGCGACCATGGGGGCGATCGGGCTCGCCGCGCTGGCCACCGGCCGACCTCGGGCAGCGGTACCGGCTCTGGCCGCCGGGGTGGCGGTGCTCGTGCTCATCGACCCCGATCTGGCCGGGGACGCCGGCTTCGCGCTGTCGGTGCTGGCCACCGGCGGGCTGTTGCTGCTCGCGCCACGGTGGCGGGACGGGTTGCGTCGGCGGGGCGTACCGGCGGGGGCGGCCGAGGCGCTGGCGGTGCCGGCCGCCGCGCAGTTGGCGTGCTCCCCGGTGATCGCTGGCCTGTCGGGCACGGTCAGCTTGGTCGCGGTCCCGGCGAACCTGCTGGTCGTGCCCGCGATCGCCCCGGCCACGGTGCTCGGGGTGCTGGCCGCGACGATCTCGCCGGTCTGGCCGGCCGGCGCGCAGGCCGTCGCCTGGCTGGCGCACTGGCCGGCGTGGTGGCTGGTGCTGGTGGCCCGTCACGGGGCCCGGGTACCGGCCGGCAACCTGCCCTGGCCGGGCGGGGTGTCCGGGGCGCTGCTGCTGGCGGCGCTGACCGTGGCCCTGCTGGTCGCCGCGCGGCGGCCGGTGGTGCGCCGCCTGGTGGCGGTGCTCACCGTCGCCGTCATGGTGGGCACCCTGCCGGTGCGGGTGGCGGCTCCGGGGTGGCCGCCGAAGGGGTGGGTGATCGTCGCCTGTGCGGTCGGCCAGGGCGACGTCGTGCTGCTGCCGGTGGCAGCGGGACGCGCCGTCGTGGTCGACGCTGGTCCCGATCCGGCGACGACCGACGCCTGTCTGCGACGGCTCGGCGTACGGCGGGTGCCGCTCCTGGTGGTCAGTCACTTCCACGTCGACCACACCGGGGGAGTGGCCGGGGTCTTCCGGGACCGTCGGGTGGACACGGTGGTGACCCCCCGATGGCCGGAGCCGGCGATCGGGCGGGACCTGGTGCATGACACGGCCGCCGCGAACGGCACGCCTGTGGTGGCCGCCCCGGCCGGGTGGCGGTACCGGGCGGGCGCGGTCGACCTGGTGGTTCTCGGTCCGCCCTATCCGATGCGGGGGACCAGGTCCGACCCGAACAACAACTCCCTGGTGCTGCGGGCCACCGTGGACGGGGTGCGGATCCTGCTCGCCGGGGACGCGGAGACCGAGGAGCAGCAGGCGCTACGGGAACACCTGCCGCCGCAGGGGCTGCGTGCCGACGTGCTGAAGGTCGCCCACCACGGCAGCGCGTACCAGGATCCGGCCTTTCTGGACGCGATCGCTCCGGCGGTCGCGGTGGTGCCGGTGGGCGCGGGCAACACCTACGGGCACCCCAACGAGGCCGTGCTGGCCCGGCTGAGCCGGGGTGGGGCGCGGGTGCTGCGGACCGACCTCGACGGGGACGTGGCCGTGGTGTTCGGGCCGTCCGGGCTCGCCGTGGTGTCGGGCGGAGTGGACCTGACCAGGGCCAACCGGTGA